One Brassica napus cultivar Da-Ae chromosome C4, Da-Ae, whole genome shotgun sequence genomic region harbors:
- the LOC106427580 gene encoding hydroxymethylglutaryl-CoA lyase, mitochondrial-like — translation MQRNGVRRAHSLWCKSLTHNLPHHPSIDKFQGRDYCSTSNSCNDDKSFGKESFPWKRHSRKVSQRQLLFGNSTVSGTLWEPKHFHTFSNDKKLLREVPKFVKIVEVGPRDGLQNEKNIVPTSVKVELIRRLVSAGLPVVEATSFVSPKWVPQLADAKNVMDAVNSLHGARFPVLAPNLKGFEAAVSAGAKEVAIFASASESFSLTDINSTIQESLLRYRAVATAAKEHSIPVRILRGRVSSGRSGSTLKSSACR, via the exons ATGCAGAGGAATGGGGTGAGAAGAGCACATTCTTTATGGTGCAAGAGTTTAACACACAACTTGCCTCATCATCCTTCTATTGACAAGTTCCAGGGAAGAGATTATTGCAGCACCTCAAACAGTTGCAA CGATGATAAAAGCTTCGGCAAAGAGTCATTTCCATGGAAAAGGCATTCTAGGAAAGTATCTCAACGACAACTTCTATTTGGGAACTCAACAGTTTCTGGGACTCTATGGGAACCAAAACATTTTCACACCTTTAGCAATGACAAG AAGCTCCTTAGAGAAGTACCCAAGTTTGTGAAGATTGTAGAAGTTGGTCCAAGGGATGGCCTACAGAACGAGAAAAACATAGTCCCCACATCTGTAAAGGTGGAACTCATTCGTAGATTGGTTTCTGCTGGATTGCCCGTTGTCGAAGCTACAAGCTTTGTTTCTCCTAAATGGGTTCCCCAG CTTGCAGATGCAAAGAATGTAATGGATGCAGTAAATAGTCTACATGGGGCTCGATTCCCAGTTCTGGCTCCCAATCTTAAA GGTTTTGAAGCAGCTGTATCTGCAGGTGCTAAGGAAGTTGCAATCTTTGCATCGGCTTCCGAGTCATTCTCTTTGACCGATATTAACTCTACCATTCAAGAGAGTCTCTTGAGATATCGTGCTGTTGCCACTGCTGCAAAGGAGCATTCCATCCCT GTACGTATCTTGCGTGGTCGGGTGTCCAGTGGAAGGAGCGGTTCCACCCTCAAAAGTAGCGCATGTCGTTAA
- the LOC106427612 gene encoding pentatricopeptide repeat-containing protein At2g26790, mitochondrial, translating to MMRFSPIPPLLSQLRLARRAAASASSRFSSTVSAPYPNLSDCEQQVNNNFDFSLSNINQTGLLRVLNSAEDDPNLALSFLRQLKQNGVPLNLNAYAALVRILSRWRLDRKLDSVLVEVITNEEERGFCVMELMEAIGEEEGADSSNFLLARVSGALVKAYVGLGMFDEAIDVLYQSRRLGCVPGIKSCNFLMNRLVEFGRTDMVVALFRQLNQLGLSANDYTYAIVVKALCRKRDLDGAARLLGETSSVFAYTTFIEGLCLNGKTEMAFALIDDLIDAKALSGDALGFAFGMLVRGFCKEMNAEAAEQVIFKMEEFGIGPDVYACSVIIDLYCKSLELDKALRIVDAMLQKGLRINCVIVSSILDCYCKMGALRESAMWLEALKRFQEFKEMDVFLDEVCYNAAFEALTKLERVDEAMKLLEEMMDKGMVPDVVNYTTLIDGYCLQGRFADALDLFDEMRAKGTDPDVITYNVIAGGLARNGHSEKAVEIYKAMRNEGVEPTAVTHSVIIDGLCSAGKLEEAREFFTSLEDKCPENYASLVKGYCDSGLAKDAYRKFVELNSPLPKNLCFKLFTALCDEDNKNCQGKALRVLKRMWAYGVEPARSMYGKMISKVDSVREAELVFDKMVGRGNLPDLVTYTIMIQTYSRLMELQKASDLFEAMKQRGIKPDLIIYTVLFHGYLRLDREMGCLLRGEAKQIWKKLGAACIEPDVKMYTVLMNHHCKIGNVDIATDILYRMIECGLKPDNVTYNVLISACHRKGCTDALVTELSGKDITLPEHLFAVVKRAMKTRRSQYRK from the coding sequence ATGATGCGGTTCTCTCCAATTCCACCATTACTCTCACAGTTGAGACTGGCTCGGAGAGCAGCAGCATCCGCCTCTTCGCGTTTCTCCTCCACGGTCTCTGCCCCTTACCCTAACCTCTCAGACTGTGAACAGCAGGTGAATAACAACTTCGATTTCAGTCTCTCCAATATCAATCAAACCGGCCTTCTCCGAGTCCTCAACAGTGCCGAAGACGACCCAAACCTCGCTCTCTCGTTCCTCCGCCAGCTCAAACAAAACGGGGTCCCGCTTAACCTCAACGCGTACGCGGCTCTCGTCAGAATCCTCTCCCGCTGGCGGTTAGACAGGAAGTTAGATTCGGTGCTGGTCGAAGTAATTACGAACGAGGAGGAGCGTGGTTTCTGCGTGATGGAGCTGATGGAAGCAATCGGGGAAGAAGAAGGTGCTGACTCCTCTAACTTCCTCTTGGCTCGAGTCTCCGGCGCCTTGGTTAAAGCCTACGTCGGCCTCGGTATGTTCGACGAAGCTATAGATGTCTTGTACCAGAGCAGACGCCTGGGCTGCGTCCCTGGCATCAAGTCCTGCAACTTCTTGATGAACCGTTTGGTCGAGTTCGGTAGAACCGATATGGTGGTGGCTCTTTTCCGCCAGCTTAACCAGCTTGGCCTGTCCGCGAACGACTACACTTACGCGATTGTGGTTAAGGCCTTGTGTCGAAAACGCGATTTGGACGGAGCCGCGAGGCTGCTCGGAGAGACTTCCAGCGTGTTTGCTTATACGACTTTTATTGAAGGGCTTTGTTTGAACGGCAAGACAGAGATGGCTTTTGCTTTGATTGACGACCTGATAGATGCGAAAGCTCTCTCTGGTGACGCGCTTGGGTTCGCGTTCGGGATGCTGGTTCGCGGATTCTGCAAGGAGATGAATGCAGAAGCCGCGGAACAAGTTATTTTCAAAATGGAGGAGTTTGGTATCGGTCCTGATGTTTACGCTTGCTCGGTGATAATCGATTTGTACTGCAAAAGCTTGGAGTTGGATAAAGCTTTGAGAATCGTGGATGCGATGCTGCAAAAGGGACTGAGGATCAACTGCGTGATCGTGAGTTCGATCCTCGATTGCTACTGTAAGATGGGAGCGTTGCGTGAGTCCGCGATGTGGCTGGAAGCGTTGAAAAGGTTCCAAGAGTTCAAAGAGATGGATGTTTTCCTGGACGAGGTGTGTTACAACGCCGCGTTCGAAGCTCTTACCAAGCTCGAGAGAGTGGACGAAGCTATGAAGCTGCTCGAAGAGATGATGGATAAAGGAATGGTTCCTGATGTCGTCAACTACACGACTCTGATCGACGGCTACTGCCTTCAAGGCAGATTCGCCGATGCGCTCGATTTGTTTGATGAGATGAGAGCAAAGGGCACGGATCCTGATGTGATCACGTACAACGTGATTGCCGGTGGGCTCGCCAGGAACGGTCATAGCGAAAAGGCGGTTGAGATTTACAAAGCTATGAGAAATGAAGGTGTAGAGCCCACTGCTGTGACCCACAGTGTGATCATCGACGGCCTCTGTTCCGCGGGTAAATTAGAAGAAGCCAGAGAGTTCTTCACGAGTCTTGAAGACAAGTGCCCGGAGAATTACGCCAGCTTGGTGAAAGGCTATTGTGATTCCGGCCTTGCTAAAGACGCCTATAGAAAATTTGTTGAGCTAAACTCTCCTCTGCCCAAGAACCTGTGCTTTAAACTGTTTACCGCTCTCTGCGACGAGGATAATAAGAATTGTCAGGGCAAAGCTCTGAGGGTGCTGAAAAGGATGTGGGCTTATGGAGTCGAACCCGCGAGGAGCATGTACGGTAAAATGATAAGTAAGGTAGATAGCGTGAGGGAAGCCGAGCTGGTGTTTGACAAAATGGTTGGGAGAGGAAACCTCCCTGATCTCGTCACTTATACGATCATGATTCAGACGTACTCTAGGCTAATGGAGTTGCAGAAAGCCAGTGATCTTTTCGAAGCGATGAAGCAGAGAGGGATAAAACCTGATTTGATAATATACACGGTTTTGTTTCATGGTTATCTGAGGTTGGATAGAGAGATGGGTTGCCTTCTTCGAGGAGAAGCGAAACAGATTTGGAAAAAGTTAGGAGCTGCTTGTATAGAACCAGACGTTAAGATGTATACTGTTCTGATGAATCACCATTGCAAGATTGGCAACGTAGATATCGCCACCGACATCCTTTATCGAATGATAGAGTGTGGGCTGAAGCCTGATAATGTGACCTACAATGTTCTAATATCTGCTTGTCATCGCAAAGGATGCACAGATGCACTTGTTACCGAGTTGTCAGGAAAGGATATTACACTGCCTGAACATTTGTTTGCTGTAGTTAAGCGTGCTATGAAGACCAGGAGATCTCAGTATCGGAAATGA